A stretch of DNA from Brevibacterium sp. CBA3109:
TTCAAAGCGAGCTCGCTTCCCCCAGGGACTATAAGGAGGAGTCGGTGTGAACCGCTCAAGTCATGAAAGCGTCGAGCCGACGCCAATACCACCAGCCGCCCAAGGACTGTTGTTCGACGACGATCTGCCCGTCCTCGATGAAGAGGCCGGCTACCGTGGTCCGACCGTGTGCAAGGTCGTCGGCATCAGCTATCGCCGGCTCGACTATTGGGCACGCACCGACCTGGTGACCCCGTCGATTCGCAACGCAACGGGATCAGGCAGTCAGCGGCTCTACAGCTTCCGTGACATCCTTGTTCTCAAGATCGTCAAGCGGCTCCTCGACACCGGCGTCGGACTGCAGTCGATCCGCACTGCGGTCGACCACCTGCGGTCGCGCGGAGTCCGGGATCTCTCACAGATCACCCTGATGTCAGATGGAGCCAGCGTCTTCGAATGCACCTCTCCCGATGAGGTCGTCGATCTCCTGCAGGGCGGACAGGGCGTCTTCGGCATCGCCGTCGGTCGTGTCTGGAACGAAGTAGAAGGAAGCCTCTCCGAATTGCCGAGCGAACGTCTTCCCGAAGATGATTCTGCCGTGGTCGAAATGGATGAACTCGCACAGCGAAGAGCGCAGAGACTCGGCTGAACAGCTTATCGCCCGGACGCCGGGCAGTCCCTGAGCGGGACACCATGGGGGATTGATGAGTGTGGCCCGTCCGTGAGGACGGGCCACACTCATATTCATCAACAGCATCCAGGCCTTGCAGCGAGCCATCGCGGTATCTCCAAGCAAGCCGGTATCGCAACACAGTCAACAGCCGCACACGGGTGGATCCAGTGGCCTATGGCGACCGAGAGGAGGCGCAGGAGGGACGCAACCGAGCCAGCATGGGTCTGAACTTGAACTCAACTGCGAAGTGCCGCATCTCAACTGCAGCGCGTCACGAAAGATGCGACATGTCGCGTGGAAGCCCAGTCCGCTGACACTGGGCGTGTCGCTGGATGCCTACTGATCCGGGGTCTTGCGCGGACGGATGTTCTCCGAGCGGAGAGCGCGTTCCAGCAGTGAATCGAATGATGTTGCCACTTTTTCTGCCGGTTTTCCGGGCCAAGAGTGGATGGGACGGGCCGAACCTTGGGCCTGCTGCATCACGGCACGTTCAGCCAATGGCGGATTGAGCACTAAGGGTCCGAACATCTCTCGCATCTCGCTGATGCGATAGTCGTGTTCGTGCGAACCCGCGCGCACGCGGTTGACCACAAGACCCAGTGGTTGGATGTCTGAGGTTCCTCGTTGGCGCAGTTCGTCTGCTGCCCGGAGAGCGCGATCCGCAGCCGCCACGGAGAATAGGCTGGGCTCCGTCACCACTGCAACCCGACTGCTGGCCGTCCACGCGGTCCGTGTGAGCCCGTTGAGGCTCGGTGGACAGTCGATGAGAACCAGCCGATACCCCTTGGCGACGCGACTCAGTGCGTCTTCAAGACGCCGCAGATACCTCTCTGACAGCGAGGGGCGATCGAATTCCGCAGCTCGGGGAGAGCCGGAGATCACGTCGAGGTGTCCGAGCTCGTCGCCCACCCACCCGGAGGGGATGATCGCCTCGGACAGGATTTTCTGGGACTTGGGAGCAGCAAGCACATCGGCGATATCGACACGCGTCGACGTCGGGACATCGAGGCCGGTCGAGGAGTCCGCTTGCGGATCCATGTCGACGACCAAGGTCGGAATTCCCCGGTTGTATGCGGCCGAGGCAAGACCGAGTGTCACGGACGTCTTACCGACTCCGCCTTTGAGGCTGCTGATACTTAGGACAAGCACCCTCCTACGTTAACGTATCCAGCCGGTCTGAGCAGTCACGACCACGCCGGGCGTGGCAGCGGGATCAAAATGAGACCCCCTGTATTCGAGTGCTCTGCGTCACTGAGTAGAGTAGTTCCTCGACAGCCCGTCGACTATCGCCTCTAGGCGATCGATACAGAAGTGAGAGACACAGATGTTCTCTAAAGTTCTTGTGGCAAATCGTGGAGAGATCGCCGTTCGCGCGTTCCGTGCAGCGTACGAGCTCGGTGCCTCCACTGTCGCTGTTTTCCCGTATGAGGATCGGAACTCCGAACACCGCATGAAGGCCGACGAGGCCTATATGATCGGCGAAGAAGGGCACCCTGTTCGTGCCTACCTCAGCGTCGAAGAGATGTTGCGCGTTGCCAAGGAATGCGGAGCCGACGCCATCTACCCCGGCTACGGCTTCCTGTCGGAGAACCCCGACCTGGCCCGAGCCTGCCATGAGGCAGGAATCATCTTCATCGGCCCCAAGGCCGATGTGCTTGAACTTGCCGGCAATAAGGTGCAGGCCCTGACGGCCGCACGCAATGCCGGGATTCCCGTACTCGACTCGACCCGTCCCTCTGCCGACATCGCTCAGTTGCTGGCCGATGCGGAATCCATGGAATACCCCCTCTTCGTCAAGGCTGTGGCCGGCGGCGGCGGGCGCGGTATGCGCCGGGTTGCGCAATCCTCAGAGTTGGAGGACGCACTCAAGGCCGCTATGCGCGAAGCTGAGGGAGCCTTCGGAGATCCCACTGTATTCATCGAACAGGCTGTGCAGCGTCCGCGGCACATCGAAGTGCAGGTCCTTGCCGACAATGACTCGAACGCGATTCACCTCTTCGAACGCGACTGCTCCGTGCAGCGTCGTCACCAGAAGGTCGTCGAAATCGCACCTGCTCCAAATCTGGATCCGGCTATCGCCGCCGCACTTCACGCAGATGCCCTGAAATTCGCTGCGGCTTTGGGCTACCAGAACGCTGGAACCGTTGAGTTCCTCCTCGAGACCGATGGACCACGCAAGGGTCAGCACGTCTTCATCGAGATGAACCCGCGCATCCAGGTTGAGCACACGGTCACAGAGGAGATCACGGACGTCGATCTGGTCGCCTCCCAGATGCGCGTCGCTTCCGGAGAGACTCTGGCGGAGATCGGCCTGACTCAGGACGACATGCGGATCAAGGGTGCTGCCCTCCAGTGCCGCATCACCACCGAGGACCCCGCGAACGCTTTCCGTCCCGACACGGGAACCATCACTGCGTACCGCTCTGCCGGTGGCGCCGGTGTCCGACTCGATGGAGGAACCGTCCACGCTGGTGCCGCAGTCAGCGCGCACTTCGACTCGATGCTGGTCAAACTCACCTGCCGTGGTCGTGACTTCGAGCAGGCGATCTCTCGCGCACGACGCGCCTTGGCCGAGTTCCGAATCCGCGGCGTATCGTCGAACATCGGCTTCCTGCGGGCTGTGCTCGAAGATGAGTCATTCATCGCTGGAGACCTCGCAACCTCATTCATCGAAGAACGCCCACATCTGCTCGACGCTCGCGTCAGCGCGGATCGCGGTTCAAAGATCCTCGACTATCTGGCCGACGTCACCGTCAACCGTCCCAATGGCGAGCCCAGCGTGCGCATCCGCCCGGGAGAGAAGCTTCCCGACATCGATCTCGGCACAGATCCGACGCCGGGAAGCCGCAATCGACTCCTCGAGGTCGGTCCTGCCGACTTTGCCCAGGCGCTGCGGAACCAGACTCCGTTGGCTGTCACTGACACCACGTTCCGTGACGCTCACCAATCTCTGCTCGCCACCCGCGTGCGCACCCGTGACCTGCTGGCCGTCGCCGGACACGTCTCCCGGATGACGCCTGAGCTGCTCAGCATCGAAGCCTGGGGCGGTGCGACATATGATGTTGCGCTGCGCTTCCTCGGTGAGGACCCCTGGGAGCGACTGGCCGCACTGCGCTCCGCCGTGCCCAACATCAACCTCCAGATGCTTCTGCGCGGTCGCAACACCGTCGGCTACACTCCGTACCCAACCCAGGTCACCGATGCCTTCGTCGATGAGGCGGCCCGGACCGGCATCGACATCTTCCGCATCTTCGACGCACTCAACGACGTCGAACAGATGCGCCCGGCCATCGAAGCAGTTCGTGCCACGAACACCACGGTCGCCGAGGTTGCCCTGTGCTACACCTCCGACATCCTCGATCCGCGAGAAGAGCTCTACACGCTCGACTACTATCTGAAGCTCGCCGAACAGATCGTCGGAGCCGGGGCCCATGTGCTCGCGATCAAGGACATGGCCGGGCTCCTGCGCCCTGCTGCTGCGACGAAACTCGTCACGGCGCTGCGGGAGAACTTCGACCTGCCCGTCCACGTTCACACACACGACACTGCCGGTGGTCAGTTGGCCACTCTCTGCGCTGCTGCGGCAGCCGGTGCCGACGCAGTCGACGCGGCATCCGCCGCCATGGCCGGCACCACCAGCCAGCCGAGCCTGTCCGCTCTGGTGGCAGCGTTCGAGAACACCGAACGCGACACCCAGATCAGTCTCAACGCTGTCAGCGATCTCGAACCGTACTGGGAGTCTGTCCGTAAGGTCTATGCACCCTTCGAATCCGGACTGGCCGGACCGACCGGACGTGTCTATCGGCACGAGATCCCCGGCGGGCAGCTGTCCAATCTGCGCCAGCAGGCCGTGGCGCTGGGCCTGGGAGAGCGGTTCGAAGAGATCGAACGGATGTACGCTGCAGCTGATGCGATCCTCGGCCACCTCGTCAAGGTCACACCCTCGTCGAAGGTGGTCGGTGACCTCGCACTTCACCTCGTGGGAGCCGGCGTCGACCCTAAGGAGTTCGCAGAGAATCCGGACAGGTTCGACATTCCGGACTCGGTGATCGGCTTCCTCAGCGGCGACCTCGGAGATCCTCCAGGCGGATGGCCCGAGCCGTTCCGCACGAAGGCTCTGGCAGGGCGCACACACAAGGCTGTGTCCGAGGATCTCGCACCCGAGGATGCAACGGCATTGGAGACGCCGGGCACCGCACGTCAGGCCAAGCTCAATTCGCTCCTGTTCCCTGGACCGACCAAGGAATTCGAGCAGATGCGCGCCGACTACGGTGACCTGTCCGTCGTCGAGACCTCGGAATACCTCTACGGTCTGACTGCGGGGGAGGAGCATGCGGTTGAACTGTCGAAGGGCAAGGACCTCCTCATCGGGGTGCAGGCCATCAGCGGCACAGACGAGCGCGGCATGCGCTCGGTGATGTTCACCCTCAACGGTCAGCTGCGCCCGCTGCAGGTTCGTGATCGCGCGGTCGAAAGCGACGTCAAGACAGCGGAGAAGGCCGACCCGTCGAACTCCGGTCACGTGGCCAGCCCGTTCGCAGGCGTTGTCACACTGCAGGTCGAAGAGGGGCAGCGGGTCGAGGCCGGCGCAACAGTCGCGACGATCGAGGCCATGAAGATGGAAGCCTCTATCACGACTCAGACGGCCGGTACTGTCTCGCGGATCGCCATCGGCAACGTCCAGCAGCTCGAAGGCGGCGACCTCGTCGTGGTCATTGGTGGCTGAGCGCGACATTCGCCTGTGGGGTGATCCAGTGCTGCGCAGTCCATGTGCACCGGTCACCGTCTTCGACGACGGGCTCAAGGCCTTGGCCCAAGACCTCGTGGACACGTCTCTGCCGGAGGGGCGGGCCGCTGTGGCAGCTCCGCAGATCGGTGTGGGCGTGCGGGCATTCGGCTATGACCTCGACGGCCGCACTGGGTATGTCATCAACCCGGAGGTCGTCGAGGTCGGTGGAGAGCTGCGCGACATCGAGGAAGGCTGTCTCTCAGTTCCGGGCCTGTTCTTCCCCACGCTGCGCTACGAGTTTGCTCGTGTGCGCGGTGTA
This window harbors:
- a CDS encoding MerR family transcriptional regulator, with translation MNRSSHESVEPTPIPPAAQGLLFDDDLPVLDEEAGYRGPTVCKVVGISYRRLDYWARTDLVTPSIRNATGSGSQRLYSFRDILVLKIVKRLLDTGVGLQSIRTAVDHLRSRGVRDLSQITLMSDGASVFECTSPDEVVDLLQGGQGVFGIAVGRVWNEVEGSLSELPSERLPEDDSAVVEMDELAQRRAQRLG
- a CDS encoding ParA family protein produces the protein MLVLSISSLKGGVGKTSVTLGLASAAYNRGIPTLVVDMDPQADSSTGLDVPTSTRVDIADVLAAPKSQKILSEAIIPSGWVGDELGHLDVISGSPRAAEFDRPSLSERYLRRLEDALSRVAKGYRLVLIDCPPSLNGLTRTAWTASSRVAVVTEPSLFSVAAADRALRAADELRQRGTSDIQPLGLVVNRVRAGSHEHDYRISEMREMFGPLVLNPPLAERAVMQQAQGSARPIHSWPGKPAEKVATSFDSLLERALRSENIRPRKTPDQ
- a CDS encoding pyruvate carboxylase — translated: MFSKVLVANRGEIAVRAFRAAYELGASTVAVFPYEDRNSEHRMKADEAYMIGEEGHPVRAYLSVEEMLRVAKECGADAIYPGYGFLSENPDLARACHEAGIIFIGPKADVLELAGNKVQALTAARNAGIPVLDSTRPSADIAQLLADAESMEYPLFVKAVAGGGGRGMRRVAQSSELEDALKAAMREAEGAFGDPTVFIEQAVQRPRHIEVQVLADNDSNAIHLFERDCSVQRRHQKVVEIAPAPNLDPAIAAALHADALKFAAALGYQNAGTVEFLLETDGPRKGQHVFIEMNPRIQVEHTVTEEITDVDLVASQMRVASGETLAEIGLTQDDMRIKGAALQCRITTEDPANAFRPDTGTITAYRSAGGAGVRLDGGTVHAGAAVSAHFDSMLVKLTCRGRDFEQAISRARRALAEFRIRGVSSNIGFLRAVLEDESFIAGDLATSFIEERPHLLDARVSADRGSKILDYLADVTVNRPNGEPSVRIRPGEKLPDIDLGTDPTPGSRNRLLEVGPADFAQALRNQTPLAVTDTTFRDAHQSLLATRVRTRDLLAVAGHVSRMTPELLSIEAWGGATYDVALRFLGEDPWERLAALRSAVPNINLQMLLRGRNTVGYTPYPTQVTDAFVDEAARTGIDIFRIFDALNDVEQMRPAIEAVRATNTTVAEVALCYTSDILDPREELYTLDYYLKLAEQIVGAGAHVLAIKDMAGLLRPAAATKLVTALRENFDLPVHVHTHDTAGGQLATLCAAAAAGADAVDAASAAMAGTTSQPSLSALVAAFENTERDTQISLNAVSDLEPYWESVRKVYAPFESGLAGPTGRVYRHEIPGGQLSNLRQQAVALGLGERFEEIERMYAAADAILGHLVKVTPSSKVVGDLALHLVGAGVDPKEFAENPDRFDIPDSVIGFLSGDLGDPPGGWPEPFRTKALAGRTHKAVSEDLAPEDATALETPGTARQAKLNSLLFPGPTKEFEQMRADYGDLSVVETSEYLYGLTAGEEHAVELSKGKDLLIGVQAISGTDERGMRSVMFTLNGQLRPLQVRDRAVESDVKTAEKADPSNSGHVASPFAGVVTLQVEEGQRVEAGATVATIEAMKMEASITTQTAGTVSRIAIGNVQQLEGGDLVVVIGG
- a CDS encoding peptide deformylase, whose translation is MAERDIRLWGDPVLRSPCAPVTVFDDGLKALAQDLVDTSLPEGRAAVAAPQIGVGVRAFGYDLDGRTGYVINPEVVEVGGELRDIEEGCLSVPGLFFPTLRYEFARVRGVDAENSPVEISGTEVFAQMLQHEVAHLDGQVYVQTLPKERRREAMKAIRGSDWFLARQP